The Cytobacillus firmus genome segment TTTTCAGCTTGTTTATTCATTGTTTCAGTTAGTGCTTGCTGTTCTTTAACAAAAAATAGCTGCTTGATCCCCGCCATATTAATGCCTTGATCAATTAAATCTTTAATTTCGAGAAGGACATCGATGTCGTTTAAGGAAAAAAGCCTTCTATTTCCGTCAGTTCTAGCTGGAGAAATTAATTGGTGCTCTTCATAGTAGCGAATCTGCCTGGCGGTCAGGTCAGTCAGCTGCATAACAGTACCAATTGGGAAAAGCGGCATGGAACGGCGAATTTCGCTTCCAGTCAACTATTTCTCCCCTTTTCATTTACTTCTTGAGAATATTATATGTAATGTTAGAAAATATGTCAACAATATGTTAGGTTTTATAACATCATTTTTTCAAAAATTTTTCCCTTTCCTATTTTTATATAATTCTCAGACAAAGCAAAAGAAAGGGACAACTACTAGGCAGCTGTCCCTCTTATATTTACCTAATTTAATTGGACTAAACCCTTTTCCAGCAATTGGTTCAATGCAATGCATACAGCCATTTTCACATGCGAATAGGTAAGACCTCCCTGCACATAGGCAACGAATGGCGGCCTGATTGGACCGTCTGCTGTCAATTCAATACTGGCACCCTGGATAAAAGTACCTGCTGCCATGATAACATCATCTTCATAACCCGGCATATAAGCTGGATAAGCTGTTACATGGGAATTAACGGGAGATGCGAATTGAATCGCCTGGCAAAACTTTACCATTTTTTCTTTATCATCGAATTGAACAGATTGGATCAAATCAGTTCTTTTACTATCCCATTTTGGATTAGAGTTCATTCCAAGCCTCTCAAGCAGTGCTGCTGTAAAAACAGCCCCTTTCAGCGCCTGGCCGACAACGTGGGGAGCAAGGAAAAAGCCTTGATACATTTCCTGAAGACTGTAAAGGGACGCACCAGCTTCTGCACCAATTCCCGGGGAAGTCATTCGGTAGGAGCAGGCATCCACCAATTCCTTCTTCCCGACAATATAACCGCCAGTTTTGGCTATCCCGCCGCCGGGG includes the following:
- a CDS encoding MerR family transcriptional regulator → MTGSEIRRSMPLFPIGTVMQLTDLTARQIRYYEEHQLISPARTDGNRRLFSLNDIDVLLEIKDLIDQGINMAGIKQLFFVKEQQALTETMNKQAEKARRDLSDEEIRKLLRKEIVQAGRFNRSSSRQGSIQRFFH